In Pseudomonas rhizosphaerae, one DNA window encodes the following:
- a CDS encoding inactive transglutaminase family protein, whose translation MRALTLHLKILITALVALGIAITAYQILVLGIPVTEDETDDLWNIDAKVEFVASAKDPVKVQMFVPPLSRDYVSLNESFISNNYGVSVNRLDGNRKVTWSARRASGNQTLYYRLVLTKRYSGEKLKVKGPIFRDSLAVEGPEKIAAEALLAPIRQHSADVETFVGETIKRVNNLADDNVKLLLAGDTSTLHKARIIDLLLSIAHVPMEKVHTVRLLADQAQTPELWLRSFNGSDWLYFNPDTGEQGLPEDRLLWWTGDENLVSVEGGRKATVTFTMNNSEMNAIRLAKLTDENTDADFLEYSLYGLPLQTQQTFMIMVMIPIGVLVILILRNLIGIQTLGTFTPVLIALAFRETQLGFGIILFTVITALGLSLRSYLEHLKLQMLPRLSVVLTFVVVLIAAISLFSHKLGLERGLSVALFPMVILTMTIERLSITWEERGSGHALKVAVGTLFAASLAHLLMSVPELVYFVFTFPAILLILVGFMLAMGRYRGYRLTELVRFKAFLKQGDS comes from the coding sequence ATGCGCGCTTTAACCCTGCACTTGAAGATCCTGATCACCGCGCTGGTGGCCCTGGGCATCGCCATTACCGCCTATCAGATTCTGGTACTCGGCATCCCGGTGACCGAAGACGAGACCGACGACCTGTGGAACATCGATGCCAAGGTCGAGTTCGTTGCCAGCGCCAAGGACCCGGTGAAGGTGCAGATGTTCGTGCCGCCGCTGAGCCGCGACTACGTGAGCCTCAACGAGAGCTTCATCTCCAACAACTACGGGGTCAGCGTCAACCGGCTGGACGGCAACCGCAAGGTGACCTGGTCGGCGCGGCGTGCTTCGGGCAACCAGACGCTGTACTACCGCCTGGTGCTGACCAAGCGCTACAGCGGCGAAAAGCTCAAGGTCAAGGGGCCGATCTTCCGTGACAGCCTGGCCGTGGAAGGCCCGGAGAAGATCGCCGCCGAAGCCTTGCTGGCACCCATTCGCCAGCATTCGGCCGACGTCGAAACCTTCGTCGGCGAAACCATCAAGCGGGTCAACAACCTGGCCGACGACAACGTCAAGCTGTTGCTGGCCGGTGACACCTCGACATTGCACAAGGCGCGGATCATCGATCTGCTGCTGTCCATCGCCCACGTGCCGATGGAAAAGGTCCATACCGTGCGCCTGCTCGCCGACCAGGCGCAGACGCCGGAACTGTGGCTGCGCAGCTTCAACGGCAGCGACTGGCTGTACTTCAACCCGGACACCGGCGAGCAGGGCCTGCCCGAGGATCGCCTGTTGTGGTGGACGGGCGACGAGAATCTGGTCAGCGTCGAGGGCGGGCGCAAGGCAACCGTGACCTTCACCATGAACAACAGCGAAATGAACGCCATTCGCCTGGCCAAGCTGACCGACGAAAACACCGACGCCGATTTTCTCGAGTACAGCCTCTACGGCCTGCCGCTGCAGACCCAGCAAACCTTCATGATCATGGTGATGATCCCGATCGGTGTGCTGGTCATTCTGATCCTGCGCAACCTGATCGGCATCCAGACCCTGGGCACCTTCACGCCGGTGCTGATCGCCCTGGCGTTCCGCGAAACCCAATTGGGCTTCGGCATCATCCTGTTTACGGTGATCACTGCGCTGGGGCTGTCGCTGCGCTCCTACCTGGAACATCTGAAGCTGCAGATGCTGCCCAGGCTGTCAGTGGTGCTCACCTTCGTCGTGGTGCTGATTGCCGCGATCAGCCTGTTCAGTCACAAGCTGGGCCTGGAGCGCGGACTGTCGGTGGCGCTGTTCCCGATGGTGATCCTGACCATGACCATCGAGCGCCTGTCGATCACCTGGGAAGAGCGCGGCAGCGGGCATGCCTTGAAAGTCGCGGTGGGCACGCTGTTCGCCGCCTCCCTGGCGCATCTGTTGATGAGCGTGCCGGAGCTTGTGTACTTCGTGTTCACCTTCCCGGCGATCCTGTTGATCCTGGTGGGCTTCATGCTTGCAATGGGCCGCTACCGTGGCTATCGCCTGACCGAACTGGTGCGCTTCAAGGCCTTCCTCAAGCAGGGCGACTCCTGA
- a CDS encoding GNAT family N-acetyltransferase, producing the protein MSEALSIHHDQAGHQFETNIDGHRAYLTYMDLGKQTLDIYRTFVPNALRGRGIAAALTEQALDYAERNGYTVIPSCSYVERYMERHQRRAAKL; encoded by the coding sequence ATGAGCGAGGCGCTATCGATCCACCACGACCAGGCCGGTCATCAGTTCGAAACCAACATCGACGGCCACCGTGCGTACCTGACCTACATGGACCTGGGCAAACAGACCCTGGACATCTATCGCACCTTCGTGCCCAACGCCCTGCGCGGACGTGGCATTGCAGCGGCGCTCACCGAGCAGGCCCTGGACTACGCCGAACGCAACGGTTATACGGTGATTCCGTCCTGTTCGTATGTCGAACGCTACATGGAACGGCACCAGCGGCGGGCGGCCAAGCTGTAG
- a CDS encoding L,D-transpeptidase family protein — protein MPPSLSVFTRCLSLAVAFVAAPVMALEFPLPPPGEDIIGQVQTITAKYEDTFADIATANDLGYLEMVAANPGVDPWLPGAGTQIVLPTRFILPPGPREGIVINLAEYRLYYYPKGEDVVRTYPLGIGREGWGSPIGVTKVTAKTPNPTWTPPASIKAEHAADGDPLPNVVPAGPDNPLGPFKFTLGLPGYLIHGSNKQFGIGMRTSHGCFRMYNDNVLELASMVPVGTAVRIMNESYKFGMSGGKVYLEAHAQLTDKGDPVALDRHTAVINALLNRRDFAPDIKMNWDVVRDVVAAEDGLPVEIAVPGAPMISSAPGSPSAP, from the coding sequence ATGCCGCCGAGTCTTTCCGTCTTCACTCGCTGCCTGTCGCTGGCCGTCGCATTCGTGGCTGCCCCGGTCATGGCGCTGGAGTTTCCGTTGCCGCCTCCGGGTGAGGACATCATCGGCCAGGTGCAGACCATCACGGCCAAGTACGAGGACACCTTCGCCGACATCGCGACGGCCAACGACCTCGGCTACCTGGAAATGGTTGCCGCCAACCCCGGCGTCGACCCCTGGCTGCCGGGTGCCGGCACGCAGATCGTTCTGCCGACCCGCTTCATCCTGCCGCCGGGTCCGCGCGAAGGCATCGTCATCAACCTGGCCGAGTACCGCCTTTATTATTACCCCAAGGGCGAGGACGTCGTACGTACCTATCCGTTAGGCATCGGCCGGGAAGGGTGGGGCTCGCCCATCGGGGTGACAAAGGTCACCGCCAAGACGCCCAATCCAACCTGGACGCCTCCTGCCTCCATCAAGGCCGAGCATGCTGCCGACGGCGATCCACTGCCCAATGTGGTGCCAGCCGGTCCCGACAACCCGTTGGGGCCTTTCAAGTTCACTCTCGGCCTGCCGGGCTACCTGATCCACGGTTCGAACAAGCAGTTCGGCATTGGCATGCGCACCAGCCACGGCTGTTTCCGCATGTACAACGACAACGTGCTGGAATTGGCGAGCATGGTGCCAGTAGGCACTGCTGTGCGCATCATGAACGAGTCCTACAAGTTCGGCATGAGCGGCGGCAAGGTGTACCTGGAAGCCCATGCGCAACTGACCGACAAAGGCGATCCGGTCGCATTGGACAGGCATACCGCCGTCATCAACGCGCTGCTCAATCGCAGGGACTTCGCGCCAGATATCAAAATGAACTGGGACGTGGTGCGCGACGTGGTTGCCGCAGAAGATGGCCTGCCCGTCGAGATCGCCGTACCGGGCGCGCCGATGATCAGCAGCGCACCGGGCAGTCCGTCTGCGCCTTGA
- a CDS encoding alpha-L-glutamate ligase-like protein, with protein MFGLWKTWKALEARGIMGINRRNADYVLKYNRRSLYPIVDDKIITKERAIAAGIHVPEMFGVISTEKQIDRLDEIIGGRSDFVVKPAQGAGGDGILVVADRFEERFRTVSGKIISRADIEHQISSILTGLYSLGGHRDRALIEYRVIPDQIFKSISYEGVPDIRIIVLMGYPVMAMLRLPTRQSGGKANLHQGAIGVGVDLATGVTLRGTWLNNIISKHPDTTNAVDGVQLPNWDGFMRLAAGCYELCGLGYIGVDMVLDQEKGPLILELNARPGLNIQIANDCGLTLRTQAVEKHLEELAAEGITETAEERTRFVQALFGHVPAVVT; from the coding sequence ATGTTCGGCCTGTGGAAGACCTGGAAAGCGCTGGAAGCCCGCGGCATCATGGGGATCAACCGGCGTAACGCCGACTATGTGCTCAAGTACAACCGGCGCAGCCTCTACCCCATCGTCGATGACAAGATCATCACCAAGGAACGGGCGATTGCAGCGGGCATCCATGTGCCGGAAATGTTCGGGGTGATTTCCACGGAAAAGCAGATCGATCGCCTGGACGAGATCATCGGCGGGCGCAGTGACTTCGTGGTCAAGCCAGCCCAGGGCGCAGGCGGTGACGGCATCCTGGTGGTCGCGGACCGCTTCGAGGAGCGCTTTCGCACGGTGTCGGGCAAGATCATCAGCCGCGCCGACATCGAGCACCAGATTTCCAGCATCCTGACCGGGTTGTATTCGCTGGGTGGGCACCGCGACCGTGCCCTGATCGAATACCGGGTAATCCCCGACCAGATCTTCAAAAGCATCAGCTACGAAGGTGTACCGGACATCCGCATCATCGTGCTCATGGGCTACCCGGTCATGGCCATGCTGCGGCTGCCGACCCGACAATCGGGGGGCAAGGCCAACCTGCACCAGGGCGCCATCGGCGTGGGCGTCGACCTGGCCACCGGGGTGACCCTACGCGGTACCTGGCTCAACAACATCATCAGCAAGCACCCCGACACCACCAACGCGGTGGACGGCGTGCAACTGCCCAACTGGGACGGCTTCATGCGCCTGGCGGCCGGCTGTTACGAGCTGTGCGGGCTGGGCTACATCGGCGTCGATATGGTGCTGGACCAGGAGAAAGGCCCGTTGATCCTCGAGCTCAATGCCCGTCCCGGCCTGAACATCCAGATCGCCAACGACTGCGGCCTGACCCTGCGCACCCAAGCCGTCGAAAAACACCTGGAAGAACTGGCCGCCGAAGGCATCACGGAAACCGCAGAAGAGCGCACGCGGTTCGTCCAAGCCCTGTTCGGCCACGTGCCTGCCGTGGTGACCTGA
- the cysB gene encoding HTH-type transcriptional regulator CysB has protein sequence MKLQQLRYIWEVAHHDLNVSATAQSLYTSQPGISKQIRLLEDELGVEVFARSGKHLTRVTPAGERIITTAGEILRKVESIKQIAQEFSNEKKGTLSIATTHTQARYALPTVISSFIKQYPDVALHMHQGSPMQIAEMAADGTVDFAIATEGLDSFGDLIMMPCYRWNRCIAVPQGHPLTKVPKLTLEALAEYPIVTYVFGFTGRSKLDEAFSRRGLAPKVVFTAADADVIKTYVRLGLGVGIVAKMAVDTKLDNDLVVLDADHLFESSVTRIGFRRGTFLRGFMCDFIEKFAPHLTREVMAKAIQCHNKQELEALFEGVELPEH, from the coding sequence ATGAAGCTTCAGCAACTGCGCTACATCTGGGAGGTAGCGCACCATGACCTCAACGTCTCCGCCACAGCGCAAAGCCTGTATACCTCGCAGCCAGGTATCAGCAAGCAGATCCGCCTGCTGGAAGACGAATTGGGTGTTGAAGTCTTCGCACGCAGCGGCAAGCACCTGACCCGCGTCACTCCGGCCGGCGAGCGCATCATCACCACGGCCGGCGAGATCCTGCGCAAGGTGGAAAGCATCAAGCAGATCGCCCAGGAATTCTCCAACGAGAAGAAGGGCACGCTGTCCATTGCCACCACCCACACCCAGGCGCGTTATGCCCTGCCAACGGTGATCAGCAGCTTCATCAAACAGTACCCCGACGTGGCCCTGCACATGCATCAGGGCTCACCGATGCAGATCGCCGAAATGGCCGCCGACGGCACCGTTGATTTCGCCATCGCCACTGAAGGCCTGGATTCGTTCGGTGACCTGATCATGATGCCGTGCTACCGCTGGAACCGCTGCATCGCGGTGCCCCAGGGGCATCCCCTGACCAAGGTGCCGAAGCTGACCCTGGAAGCGCTCGCCGAATACCCGATCGTCACCTACGTGTTCGGTTTCACCGGCCGTTCCAAATTGGACGAAGCGTTTTCGCGCCGTGGCCTTGCGCCCAAGGTGGTATTCACCGCCGCCGATGCCGACGTCATCAAGACGTATGTGCGCCTGGGTCTGGGGGTGGGGATCGTGGCCAAGATGGCCGTCGATACCAAGCTCGACAATGACCTGGTAGTGCTGGACGCCGACCATCTGTTCGAATCCAGCGTGACCCGTATCGGCTTTCGCCGTGGCACCTTTCTGCGCGGCTTCATGTGCGACTTCATCGAGAAATTCGCGCCGCACCTCACCCGCGAGGTCATGGCCAAGGCCATCCAGTGCCATAACAAGCAGGAGCTGGAAGCGTTGTTCGAAGGCGTCGAGCTGCCCGAGCATTGA
- a CDS encoding universal stress protein gives MIRSMLYATDLGLYAPFVMQHAVALARSFNAQLYVIHAVEPMGLIAESVLQSYLDESTLDRLHNHGLNTVMAGIEEKVLQSLRSDLGDDEPDLALIRAVRVRQGDPAQVILDQAQRLAVDLLVLGSHSHGAAFDVSLGRTATRVLQLSPVPIYMVPLTEHRSRMKS, from the coding sequence ATGATCCGCTCCATGCTGTACGCCACTGACTTGGGGTTGTACGCCCCGTTCGTCATGCAGCACGCCGTCGCCCTGGCGCGCAGCTTCAATGCGCAGCTGTACGTGATCCACGCCGTGGAGCCGATGGGCCTGATCGCCGAATCGGTGCTGCAGAGCTATCTGGACGAGTCCACCCTGGACCGCCTGCACAACCATGGGTTGAACACCGTCATGGCGGGAATCGAGGAAAAGGTCCTGCAGAGTCTGCGCAGCGACCTGGGCGACGACGAACCGGACCTCGCCCTGATCCGCGCCGTGCGTGTGCGCCAGGGCGATCCGGCCCAGGTCATTCTCGACCAGGCCCAGCGCCTGGCCGTGGACTTGCTGGTCCTGGGCAGCCACAGCCACGGGGCCGCCTTCGACGTCTCGCTGGGGCGCACGGCCACCCGTGTGCTGCAGTTGTCGCCCGTGCCGATCTATATGGTCCCCTTGACCGAGCACCGCAGCCGCATGAAAAGCTGA
- a CDS encoding arylesterase, whose translation MRMWLMSAGLGLMLAAQSAAAGTVLIVGDSISAAFGLDTRAGWVALLEQRLKQQGFSDKVVNASITGDTSANGLARLPAQLAAHKPDLVLLELGGNDGLRGMPVAQLQQNLASMIDRSREAGAEVLLLGMQLPPNYGARYTQAFAQVYHTLAQEKKVALVPFLLEGVGGVPTLMQADGVHPTAGAQGKLLENVWPTLKPLL comes from the coding sequence ATGCGAATGTGGTTGATGAGTGCTGGCCTGGGCCTGATGTTGGCTGCCCAGAGTGCAGCGGCAGGTACCGTACTGATCGTTGGCGATAGTATCAGCGCGGCTTTCGGCCTGGATACCCGCGCCGGCTGGGTCGCGTTGCTCGAGCAGCGCCTGAAGCAGCAGGGTTTCAGCGACAAGGTGGTCAATGCCTCGATCACCGGCGACACCTCGGCCAACGGCTTGGCGCGGCTGCCCGCGCAGCTTGCAGCGCATAAGCCGGACCTGGTTCTGCTCGAGCTGGGCGGCAACGACGGCCTGCGCGGGATGCCTGTCGCGCAATTGCAACAGAATCTTGCGTCGATGATCGACCGCTCCCGCGAGGCCGGCGCCGAGGTCCTGTTGCTGGGCATGCAGCTGCCGCCCAACTACGGCGCGCGCTACACCCAGGCGTTCGCCCAGGTCTATCACACACTGGCGCAGGAGAAAAAAGTAGCCTTGGTGCCGTTTCTGCTCGAAGGCGTGGGCGGGGTGCCGACACTGATGCAGGCCGACGGCGTGCATCCCACCGCCGGTGCCCAGGGCAAACTGCTGGAAAACGTCTGGCCGACGCTGAAACCGTTGCTTTGA
- the pabB gene encoding aminodeoxychorismate synthase component I, whose translation MPTCSLHALPYLADPAPYFAAVRHAPGAVLLDSAQPIAQRGRFDLISAWPLQTLGTQAGESGQQYLQRARRALAGLGPAQLPVGCELPFAGGLIGYLSYDFGRRLETLPEPNRDDLDLPDASLGLYAWALISDHHLQTSRLMFHPALDARERQRLVDLFAQPARLAAQPFRLHAPMAPDQTPEQYRGAFDTVQAYIQAGDCYQVNLTQRFRAACTGDPWTAYQAVRAACSTPFSGYLQLADGAALLSFSPERFIKVSAGHVETRPIKGTRPRSLDPEEDARQGRELLASAKDRSENLMIVDLLRNDLGRTCRIGSVRVPQLFALESYPNVHHMVSAVTGELAADKDCLDLIAGSFPGGSITGAPKIRAMQIIDEVEPTRRAIYCGSLLYLDVRGEMDSSIAIRTLLVKDDQVCCWGGGAIVADSQWQAEYEESIFKVQVLLDTLAGL comes from the coding sequence ATGCCAACCTGCTCGCTTCACGCTCTCCCCTACCTGGCCGATCCGGCGCCCTATTTCGCTGCGGTCCGCCACGCGCCGGGCGCTGTGCTGCTCGACAGCGCGCAGCCGATTGCCCAGCGCGGCCGTTTCGACCTGATCAGCGCCTGGCCGCTGCAGACCCTGGGCACCCAGGCCGGCGAGTCGGGCCAGCAGTATCTGCAACGTGCGCGCCGCGCGCTCGCCGGATTGGGCCCAGCGCAACTGCCTGTGGGGTGCGAGCTGCCGTTCGCCGGCGGCTTGATCGGCTACCTGAGCTACGATTTCGGCCGCAGGCTGGAGACACTGCCAGAGCCCAACCGCGACGACCTCGACCTGCCCGACGCCAGCCTTGGCCTGTATGCCTGGGCGCTGATCAGCGATCACCACTTGCAGACCAGCCGACTGATGTTCCACCCCGCGCTCGATGCACGGGAACGGCAACGCCTGGTCGACCTGTTCGCCCAGCCGGCCCGGCTCGCCGCGCAGCCCTTCCGGCTGCATGCGCCGATGGCCCCGGACCAGACCCCGGAGCAGTACCGAGGGGCATTCGACACGGTGCAGGCCTACATCCAGGCCGGCGACTGCTATCAGGTCAACCTGACCCAGCGCTTTCGCGCGGCTTGCACAGGCGATCCATGGACGGCCTATCAAGCCGTGCGCGCCGCCTGCTCCACGCCGTTTTCCGGCTATCTGCAGTTGGCCGACGGCGCGGCGCTGTTGAGCTTTTCCCCGGAACGCTTCATCAAGGTCAGCGCAGGTCACGTCGAAACCCGGCCGATCAAGGGCACCCGCCCCCGCAGCCTCGACCCCGAGGAAGACGCACGCCAGGGTCGCGAGCTGTTGGCGAGCGCCAAGGACCGTTCGGAAAACCTGATGATCGTCGACCTGCTGCGCAACGACCTGGGCCGCACTTGCCGGATCGGTTCGGTACGGGTGCCGCAGCTGTTCGCGCTGGAAAGCTACCCCAACGTGCATCATATGGTCAGCGCAGTCACCGGTGAGCTGGCGGCGGACAAGGACTGCCTGGACCTGATCGCTGGCAGCTTCCCCGGTGGCTCGATCACCGGCGCACCGAAAATCCGCGCCATGCAGATCATCGACGAGGTAGAGCCGACCCGGCGTGCCATCTATTGCGGCTCGTTGCTGTACCTGGATGTGCGCGGCGAAATGGACAGCTCCATCGCCATCCGTACGCTGCTGGTCAAGGACGATCAGGTCTGCTGCTGGGGCGGCGGCGCCATCGTGGCCGACTCGCAGTGGCAGGCCGAATACGAAGAGTCGATCTTCAAGGTCCAGGTGCTGCTGGACACCCTGGCCGGGCTCTGA
- a CDS encoding 3-deoxy-7-phosphoheptulonate synthase, which produces MADLPIDDLNVASNETLITPAQLKREIPLSAAAHKTVAAGREVVRDILDGRDHRLFVVIGPCSIHDIDAAHEYARRLKALAAEVSDTLYLVMRVYFEKPRTTVGWKGLINDPYLDDSFKIQDGLHIGRQLLLDLAEMGLPTATEALDPISPQYLQDLISWSAIGARTTESQTHREMASGLSSAVGFKNGTDGGLTVAINALQSVSSPHRFLGINQEGGVSIVTTKGNAYGHVVLRGGNGKPNYDSVSVAVCEQALEKAGIKANIMVDCSHANSNKDPALQPLVMENVANQILEGNQSIIGLMVESHLNWGSQSIPKDLGDLQYGVSVTDACIDWASTEKTLRSMHAKLKDVLPKRTR; this is translated from the coding sequence ATGGCTGACCTACCGATCGACGACCTTAACGTCGCCTCCAACGAAACCCTCATCACCCCTGCGCAGCTCAAGCGGGAAATTCCGCTCAGTGCCGCCGCGCACAAGACGGTGGCCGCTGGCCGAGAAGTGGTGCGCGATATTCTCGATGGCCGCGATCATCGCCTGTTCGTAGTGATCGGCCCGTGCTCGATCCACGACATCGATGCGGCGCACGAATATGCCCGACGCCTGAAGGCGCTGGCCGCCGAGGTCTCCGACACCCTGTACCTGGTAATGCGCGTGTACTTCGAGAAGCCGCGCACCACGGTCGGCTGGAAAGGCCTGATCAACGACCCGTACCTGGACGACTCGTTCAAGATCCAGGATGGCCTGCATATCGGTCGGCAATTGCTGCTGGACCTGGCCGAGATGGGCCTGCCCACCGCGACCGAGGCACTCGACCCGATTTCGCCGCAGTACTTGCAGGACTTGATCAGTTGGTCGGCCATCGGCGCGCGCACCACCGAATCCCAGACCCACCGCGAAATGGCGTCGGGCCTCTCCTCGGCCGTGGGTTTCAAGAACGGTACCGACGGCGGCCTGACCGTTGCCATCAACGCATTGCAGTCGGTGTCCAGCCCCCATCGCTTTTTGGGCATCAACCAGGAAGGCGGCGTTTCCATCGTCACCACCAAGGGCAACGCCTACGGCCATGTGGTCCTGCGCGGCGGTAACGGCAAGCCCAATTACGATTCGGTCAGCGTGGCGGTGTGCGAGCAAGCGCTGGAAAAGGCCGGCATCAAGGCCAACATCATGGTCGACTGCAGCCATGCCAACTCCAACAAGGACCCCGCGCTGCAACCGTTGGTGATGGAAAACGTGGCCAACCAGATCCTGGAAGGCAATCAGTCGATCATCGGCCTGATGGTGGAGAGCCATTTGAATTGGGGCAGTCAGTCGATTCCCAAGGACTTGGGCGACTTGCAATACGGCGTATCGGTCACCGATGCGTGCATCGACTGGGCCAGCACTGAGAAGACCTTGCGCAGCATGCATGCGAAACTCAAGGATGTACTGCCCAAGCGTACTCGCTGA
- a CDS encoding phosphoadenylyl-sulfate reductase, with protein sequence MSQPFDVAEMATTYANKSPQDILKLAFAHFGDDLWISFSGAEDVVLVDMAWKLNKNVKVFSLDTGRLHPETYRFIEQVREHYKITVELVSPDNALLDPFVKEKGLFSFYRDGHGECCGIRKIEPLRRKLSTVSAWATGQRRDQSPGTRSQVAAVEVDGAFSTPERTLYKFNPLAQMSSEEVWGYIRMLELPYNSLHERGFISIGCEPCTRPVLPNQHEREGRWWWEEATQKECGLHAGNLIAKT encoded by the coding sequence ATGAGCCAGCCCTTCGATGTCGCCGAGATGGCGACGACCTACGCGAACAAGTCCCCCCAGGACATTCTCAAGCTCGCCTTCGCCCACTTCGGCGACGACCTCTGGATTTCCTTCAGTGGCGCCGAAGACGTGGTGCTGGTGGACATGGCCTGGAAACTGAACAAGAACGTCAAGGTATTCAGCCTGGACACCGGCCGCCTGCACCCGGAAACCTATCGATTCATCGAGCAGGTGCGCGAGCACTACAAGATCACCGTTGAACTGGTCTCGCCGGACAACGCTTTGCTGGACCCTTTCGTCAAGGAAAAGGGCCTGTTCAGCTTCTATCGCGATGGCCACGGCGAATGCTGCGGCATCCGCAAGATCGAGCCGCTGCGGCGCAAGCTCTCGACCGTCAGTGCCTGGGCCACCGGCCAGCGGCGCGACCAGAGCCCGGGTACCCGCAGCCAGGTGGCGGCAGTGGAAGTGGACGGCGCGTTCTCGACGCCCGAGCGCACGCTGTACAAGTTCAACCCCTTGGCGCAGATGAGCAGTGAAGAGGTGTGGGGTTATATCCGCATGCTCGAACTGCCCTACAACAGCCTGCACGAGCGCGGTTTCATCAGCATCGGCTGCGAGCCGTGCACGCGGCCGGTATTGCCCAACCAGCACGAACGCGAGGGGCGCTGGTGGTGGGAAGAAGCCACTCAGAAGGAATGCGGGCTACATGCCGGCAACCTGATCGCCAAGACCTGA
- a CDS encoding Lpp/OprI family alanine-zipper lipoprotein, giving the protein MNNALKFSALALAAVLATGCSSASKETEARLTATEDAAARSQARADEAYRKADEALTAAQKAQQTADEANERALRMLDKASRK; this is encoded by the coding sequence ATGAACAACGCTCTGAAATTCTCTGCACTGGCCCTGGCCGCCGTTCTGGCTACCGGTTGCAGCAGCGCATCCAAAGAAACCGAAGCTCGTCTGACCGCTACCGAAGACGCCGCTGCACGTTCGCAAGCCCGTGCCGACGAAGCCTACCGCAAGGCTGACGAAGCACTGACCGCTGCTCAGAAAGCTCAGCAGACTGCTGACGAAGCCAACGAGCGCGCCCTGCGCATGCTCGACAAGGCAAGCCGCAAGTAA
- a CDS encoding ATP-dependent zinc protease encodes MTLKPLSRLLSLLFIPGLSLAAEKTTYGLNEYAQLTDINLQVPAKLDTGALTASLSARDIKRFKRNGERWVRFYLAIDNAHSHPIERPLVRVSSIKRRADDCECSDRERKTHTQRPVIELDVCMGNTQRRIEVNLTDRTAFDYPLLIGSDALTRFDALVDPSRKHAAGKPACATVATIAE; translated from the coding sequence ATGACTCTCAAGCCCCTCTCCCGCCTGCTTAGCCTCCTGTTCATTCCGGGCCTGAGCCTGGCCGCCGAAAAGACCACCTACGGCTTGAACGAATACGCGCAGCTGACCGACATCAACTTGCAGGTGCCGGCCAAGCTCGACACCGGCGCCCTGACCGCCTCGCTCAGTGCCCGCGACATCAAGCGCTTCAAGCGCAACGGCGAACGCTGGGTACGCTTCTATCTGGCCATCGACAATGCCCATTCCCATCCCATCGAACGGCCACTGGTGCGGGTCAGCTCCATCAAGCGCCGGGCCGATGACTGCGAATGCAGTGACCGGGAACGCAAGACCCACACCCAGCGGCCGGTGATCGAACTGGACGTGTGCATGGGCAATACCCAACGGCGCATCGAGGTCAACCTCACCGACCGTACCGCATTTGACTACCCGCTCCTGATCGGCTCCGACGCGCTCACCCGCTTCGATGCGCTGGTCGACCCCAGCCGCAAACACGCTGCCGGCAAACCCGCCTGCGCCACTGTCGCCACAATCGCAGAGTAA